In Argiope bruennichi unplaced genomic scaffold, qqArgBrue1.1 scaffold_33, whole genome shotgun sequence, a genomic segment contains:
- the LOC129961542 gene encoding keratin-associated protein 6-2-like: protein MGHVWMRDGGCGLGMGHVWMPDGGCGLGMGHVWMRDGGCGLGMGHVWMPDGGSGLGMGHVRMPDGGYGLGMGHVRMPDGGCGLGMGHVWMRDGGCGLGMGHVWMRDGGCGLGMGHVWMPDGGCGLGMGHVWMRDGGCGLGMGHVWMPDGGCGLGMGHVWMPDGGCGLGMGHVWMPDGGCGLGMGHVWMPDGGCGLGMGHVWMPDGGCGLGMGHVWMRDGGCGLGMGHVWMRDGGC from the coding sequence ATGGGACATGTGTGGATGCGTGACGGAGGTTGTGGGCTAGGGATGGGACATGTGTGGATGCCTGACGGAGGTTGTGGGCTAGGGATGGGACATGTGTGGATGCGTGACGGAGGTTGTGGGCTAGGGATGGGACATGTGTGGATGCCTGACGGAGGTTCTGGGCTAGGGATGGGACATGTGCGGATGCCTGACGGAGGTTATGGGCTAGGGATGGGACATGTGCGGATGCCTGACGGAGGTTGTGGGCTAGGGATGGGACATGTGTGGATGCGTGACGGAGGTTGTGGGCTAGGGATGGGACATGTGTGGATGCGTGACGGAGGTTGTGGGCTAGGGATGGGACATGTGTGGATGCCTGACGGAGGTTGTGGGCTAGGGATGGGACATGTGTGGATGCGTGACGGAGGATGTGGGCTAGGGATGGGACATGTGTGGATGCCTGACGGAGGTTGTGGGCTAGGGATGGGACATGTGTGGATGCCTGACGGAGGTTGTGGGCTAGGGATGGGACATGTGTGGATGCCTGACGGAGGTTGTGGGCTAGGGATGGGACATGTGTGGATGCCTGACGGAGGTTGTGGGCTAGGGATGGGACATGTGTGGATGCCTGACGGAGGTTGTGGGCTAGGGATGGGACATGTGTGGATGCGTGACGGAGGTTGTGGGCTAGGGATGGGACATGTGTGGATGCGTGACGGAGGATGTTGA